The sequence TTTTAgctaaatttatttttaaaaacgatTATATGGAGAACCCATAGTTATAGAGAAACGATATATACATATGGCAAAATAGCAACTATTTTAACTGGTGACGGTGCAATTtttaattaacatttaaaataacaaaaacagGAAAACGAATCCAATCAAGCAACAAACACAGGCAGGTCAAGACCCTATCCCGGCAACAATCCTATATAATTAGTGTTTATGTATGTTGTGTAACCGGTTTCTAAGGCCTACCGCAACATTATAGCTGCCTATATGTTTTAAATTGTTGATTTATATATTTAGCTAAATATAGGTTTCCCATTTCTCAATTGTAAAATCTCTCAAACACAAATCGAAGGATAATAGAATGATAACGCAAAACTGAATGTAAGCCaacattttttatgaatttttcatttaaatattatttttgtttgtttagagactttttaaattttataaataaaaaaatgacaaATTAAGAGAAGATCTTTGAGGTGTTTTATTCATGGGACTGAATGACTGATGATCACTGgatataaaattatttcatGGTGCCTCGGTAAGGAAAACGTTTCAGATAAATAAATGAACTACTgaaaactttttcaaaaaaaagAAGATACATATATGAGAATTCTGGCAGTGGATACTCTTTTAAAGGAAACGTTTCGAACAAATGTGGTAAATTACTCGGTCCTGGTCACCATCCGAAATGCTAAAGGCTAATTGGTAACAAATCCTGGTACACCTGTTGCTATTATATCACCTGAAGCGGACCTTCTGCTTATATATATCGCCGAGTTCTTATGGGAACTGAACGAATCAACGTATGAGAAGCCCCGAAACAGCTGCATCTTTTACAAACTCTTGCAATCCATATTCTTTTATGCATTTTTCGACGTTAGCACAGTCAAAGACGCGAATCGAGATATATATTGGGCCCAAAGCCCCATTTTGGTGCGCTCTATTTATACGGAACTTAATATGTGACCGCTTTATACATTATGATGCACATTGCTCATTGGTTCCACGTAAATAAATATCACTTTAGCATACTGATAAAAGTAAAaagcattttttattttcacatGACCGGCACGGCGCAAACCACAGAAAAATCGCGTTGTCAGATTAAAACTACGGGAACTAACATAGCGGAGCATTGGATTAGATGTTTCCATTGACGATCCGTTGATGTTTACTGTTCCTTGGTTTCACGCAGACGACGGACGGCGGATCGCACGGAGGCGGCGGCAGTGGTGGAGTACACCCAGGCGCCACCGGCGACGGTCCTCTTGCATCGCTTGCAGGACCAGATGCCAACGACGGCGCGCTTCATGGAGTCCTGTAAAAAAGATAGAAGATAAGTTAGTAAGGATAGCTAGAAGGACTCCCCTAGGGGAGAGCTATATGGTACATTAGAGTGGACCATTACGGGTTGTCAAAAAGCGGTATGgaaagaaatattttcaatgGACAATTCTGAGCTATTTAGCATATGATCACTATGTAGCACCCAAGACTTATCATTATTATGGGTAAGCAACAAGAAACAGTGTCAAAAAACTAAAAGTATTCAAATCTGATTGgcttttttttagttatttcGTTTATAGCATCTTTTTACCATCTATTTGGAGGAATTTAGATAGTGCACTTTATAGTTCTTAACTTTctggtacaaaaaaaaaattgccaaaaCCTGGATTGCTTTTGGCGCTATTTTGGATTTGTCCATTTATAATTCTTCTCTGAAGATTTATGACTTTTTGTGCGCCACTTTTTTGGGCCACCCTAATCCACATCCACGTCGGACCGGACCACTCCTACTCACCTTTCCGCAGAAGGAGCAAGTGTACTTGCTGTGCTGGGTGATTTCCATCTTCTTGACCATCTTACGGAGGGAGGCACCATAACGGGTACCATATTTACCAACGATTCCAACCTTCTTGGTGCGCTTGGCCTGTCAATAATAGAGGGTTACAAATGTGGTTAGTTGCCAGTTGAGGCGGTATTTCGCGGGCTCCGTACCATTTTGCTGTTTAAGTTGGTGTGTTAAACACAGGAAAGATTCGCCAGCAGTAATCTGTGCACGTGGAAAGGAATTAAAgataaattattataaaaaaaacgtGGAGCAGAAATTTTGTACACTTACTCGCCGGAAACGAAGAATCGAAAAGAGGGAAAATGTGACCGTGCAGTGAAAGAATACCACGGAAAACAAACGCGGCAAGGTGGATAACTTGGGTGCGCATTTAGCCAGTACTCGAACCCAAACCTATCGAGATTTTGGATCGATTTTACAAATCTCGATAAccaacatttttgaatatattaatttaaaaaacctCGCTGACCAGATGGCATTCCAAAAATCGAACGACTATGTTATTGGAGATTCCATGACTTAAAATAACATTTGAAATTTGTGTCTTTTAggtaaataaacaataataaaaattaatctAAATCCAAGTCCTTCTTATGTTTCCACATAACCTCCCAAAAAAGATAACACCCAcaaagttttatttttcgtttttatttatttgccatTAAAACTCCACAGAAACGACCAAAACTAGATGGTGTTATTCTCACTTGATTAGCTAGATCTACAAAAACTACGTAGACTttgtaaaattgtatttcTCTTATGATTTTTCGTATTATTATAAAGGACGTACTAGTATGCCTTAAGCCTTAGACCGAAAAAATACGTAAATCGAAATTAACTTATAGGAAAATTTATACATTTCGTTGCCAAAGAATGAGAACAGGGCGCCTTCataatttaacaaaattattccgagaaaaaaataaaattgcaaTTAAAATCGCCGGCTAATCATTAAGACCAATAGTGAGAACAATGGACTTTGGCGCGAACCAAAATCTTAGACATCGTTCTGCTGACTTTTGCTTTCAATCTAAGTGTTAATAATAAGTATACGCAATGGTTAACGATGATCGGGGACCTCACTTTGGCGTTCGGGTGGCAGCACTGATCTTCTGCTTCTCGGCGTCCGTGAACTCAAGGATGCTCTCGATGGCCTGCAGATGGCCCTGGGAATTCTCCTTGTCCGTCAGGAAGTAGAAGATAGCGCTCTTCAGGAATTGCAGCGTAACCTCGGGATCCACATGGGTGCGATTCTTCTGGGCTTCCAGCAGGCGACGATATATGGTCTAAATTGTGGTTGTtattttgtacatttttacattttaatcGGGTTAGTAACGgtggaaaaagaaaaaaagtgCAAGAAGATGTAGAGAAGATTAGTTAGAATTCTTCAATATTCAAAAACGCATTATCGAAAGTGTTAGTCGTTGAAATCAGATGTATTTACATAAGGTTCGCTTTAATCTTTGGTATAGTGCTATGCCATATGAACATTTAGGTTATAATGTTATGTATGTAACACTGAATAATTTCGGGAACGGTTATGGTTTTTCTTGGGCTTTAATTGGAAGTTAACTTGAGATGAACCACATGCTAAATGGATCTTAGATAGAGATTAGCTTTTTGTGTGTGTCTGGTACTCCCGAATCGGGAGCTCATCTAGCCGGAAGTGTGTCATATGTGATGTTGATGTTGAACATACCTCTAGGTGTTACCTCTACAAGACAGTTTTGTTGGGAAACAACAAGTACTTACAAAACAGAATAAATACGATATGTTGAAATGGAAATTATTAAAATCGAAGTTATAGTTTCGTTATGGAACCCAATAACCTTACCCTGAATGCGGATGAAAATGCTGGTTAGTCTCGAGGGTGAGGTGAGGTGTGGGATTTCTGGATGGTAGGACTAAGACCCAATGTTCGATATAGCCAATGTGCGTGATCAAATCATAAAATGCAACTAAAGATacgtttttgttttcttttttagtAATTTTGCCATAAAAACTCAAGAGTTAGTTAGTTGggtagatattttttttttgggaaatttTGTTAGGGGTATTACAAACCTTACGCGCGCCAAGTACCCACAAAGAAATCGCCTCTTTTGCAGTAAGGAGAGCATTATTACTGCCGCACTCTCTCATTCTGCACTCAGATGCCTACAAAAATAGTTGGTTTTTTGGTTGTTTTacgacagaaatatttaaaatttagaaAGAGTTGTTTTGCTTTTCTTGTAAACGTaaagtaaattaaagaaaaagtatataaTTTAACCAAAGGTAAGTACAGAGAAAGAGATCTTAAGTTCAAGTCCAGCATGCGATTGGAACGTTTCGGAATTTAAATATGAACGAAAGTGAGTCAACTGTACTTGGTTACTTGCATGCACTTGCTTGCTCGCCACACTCCGCACTACGTGACTGTACTTAGAGGCTACTCGAACTCGCAACGGAATggaaatgaaacaaattaaacgCATTGAAAGTAAACGATGTTGCATTTAATGTTTAAGTTTAAATGTGTTGTAATCTTTCTAGAAAATAAGTATATGCAAAATGATCTTAACAGCTAGAAACGGAataaaacagaaaaatgtGGCTTGTGTCGATCAATGTCAATAACTGATTGGCGGGCATTTCAATTAAGTGCCGCTTTTCCAGCCAGGCAAAGTCAGCCCAATtgaagtgccacgcccacaagcaCAGTGGTTATATATATGTAGGCGAAGCGAATGCGTGTTCTTCTTGTTCTTGTTCTTGTCGCGTTGTGTTCTTGTTGTTCTTGTGAAGGTGTCGAGATGCTGAGATGCCTCACGATGCAACAAAATGCAACACACAAAACAAAACCGAAAATAGGATGAGGAATATATTGAAGAATCTTACGCGTATGTTCTCCAATTCGTCCTGGGTGCTCTGCAGCTGGTGGAGCAGCTCATTGATGGACACCTTGCTCTCCGGCTGACGCTGGGCCAAATCCAGGGCCTAAAAAAGTAATGGGTTTGTTAGATTTACGTTTTTTAGATCTAACAAAgtagaaatacaaattttaaaggtCTTCTCatgaaatgcaataaaatgTACCATCAAATGTTCTTAGTTTGAGAACTGATTTATTACTTATTTAAGAAGAAACGTTCTTAAAATCAGCGACTTTAAAATGAATATGAAAGTAGTCTTTACTTTGTGTTTGGGGATGTTTAAAAAGGTTCGTTCAACTGCTCTTCTCCTTTATTCGAGAAGTAAACGTTCTTGATATCAAAACAAAAGTGTTCTCAAATTTCATTTCGACAAAGCGATTTTGCAAAGGAGATAAAAGTAGTCAAGATTCTACAACCCAATAAATATGTAAAACTCCCCACCTGATCCGCTCTGGAAATTCGCTCCGCCTCCTGTCCCTGCTGGTACATGTGCAGGTACATCTTGTTCTGCTTCTCCTCGTGCTCGACCAGCTTCCTCTGCAGATCCTCGAGCTGCTTCTCCAGCTCCCGGATGCGCTGTTTGGCCTGCTCGTAGTCGGGCACCATGTCCGAATAGCGGGTGTTGCATTCGGCCAGCTTCTGGAGCAATGCCTCCACCTTGTCGTTGTGTGATCTCTTCAGATCGCTGGTGGCGCTGTCCTGACTTCGGATGAGCTCCTCGATGCGGTGCTCGTACATGCGTATCAGTTCCTGACGCTGCAGCTCGTAGTTCTCCAGATTGCTAGCCGCATCCCCGCCACCGCAAGCTAGACCCTCCTGCTCGCCATCTGGTGTGGATGTGCCACATGCCTCACTCTGCGTCTGCGAGTCCTTCGAGTGCACCGATGACATGGTCAGATCCTCAAAGTGGCCGGAGTCCGCATAGGAGCTCTGCATCTCCGCCGACATCTGCATGG is a genomic window of Drosophila suzukii chromosome 2L, CBGP_Dsuzu_IsoJpt1.0, whole genome shotgun sequence containing:
- the RpL37A gene encoding large ribosomal subunit protein eL43; protein product: MAKRTKKVGIVGKYGTRYGASLRKMVKKMEITQHSKYTCSFCGKDSMKRAVVGIWSCKRCKRTVAGGAWVYSTTAAASVRSAVRRLRETKEQ
- the qtc gene encoding protein quick-to-court isoform X4, yielding MSLKLNGGSDISSSGTSCTKESSPRTRTTHTPQTPQTPATGGGGSGGLGVGSTEETPPASHSCIRQGNCVKAAKGKLSTLHESKISPRTPPVTPDSPSTYLDDDLDSMYSFATTTSGRSTMSCEHPYVARNGTTFSGRKMKYVVHCSNYAGQVGPDYLTPTQRAQRQIRRLKELLCIARQDLEQKDTELLRLTREVVELRLFKASLSSPEERSASSDAVTVREAELKTSQDVSPIVDMVDEGNSKGSPRHLSRQPNPSLQHQQLQAMQMSAEMQSSYADSGHFEDLTMSSVHSKDSQTQSEACGTSTPDGEQEGLACGGGDAASNLENYELQRQELIRMYEHRIEELIRSQDSATSDLKRSHNDKVEALLQKLAECNTRYSDMVPDYEQAKQRIRELEKQLEDLQRKLVEHEEKQNKMYLHMYQQGQEAERISRADQALDLAQRQPESKVSINELLHQLQSTQDELENIRASECRMRECGSNNALLTAKEAISLWVLGARKTIYRRLLEAQKNRTHVDPEVTLQFLKSAIFYFLTDKENSQGHLQAIESILEFTDAEKQKISAATRTPK
- the qtc gene encoding protein quick-to-court isoform X3, with protein sequence MCTSGVMSLKLNGGSDISSSGTSCTKESSPRTRTTHTPQTPQTPATGGGGSGGLGVGSTEETPPASHSCIRQGNCVKAAKGKLSTLHESKISPRTPPVTPDSPSTYLDDDLDSMYSFATTTSGRSTMSCEHPYVARNGTTFSGRKMKYVVHCSNYAGQVGPDYLTPTQRAQRQIRRLKELLCIARQDLEQKDTELLRLTREVVELRLFKASLSSPEERSASSDAVTVREAELKTSQDVSPIVDMVDEGNSKGSPRHLSRQPNPSLQHQQLQAMQMSAEMQSSYADSGHFEDLTMSSVHSKDSQTQSEACGTSTPDGEQEGLACGGGDAASNLENYELQRQELIRMYEHRIEELIRSQDSATSDLKRSHNDKVEALLQKLAECNTRYSDMVPDYEQAKQRIRELEKQLEDLQRKLVEHEEKQNKMYLHMYQQGQEAERISRADQALDLAQRQPESKVSINELLHQLQSTQDELENIRASECRMRECGSNNALLTAKEAISLWVLGARKTIYRRLLEAQKNRTHVDPEVTLQFLKSAIFYFLTDKENSQGHLQAIESILEFTDAEKQKISAATRTPK